The genomic interval TCCTCGTAGTGGGTCTCGATCTCATCGGGGAGCAAATGAGCTGACATTGCACTGAAGAAAGGACAGTCATGTTcagattggattttttttttctactttaaCTCAGACAAGTGATACTAGAGAGCTTCATTGCATCTCTTTGTCCTCTCAAACAATAAGACCATCGCTTCAAAGGTCATGTGTAAAAAAGCTATGTATAGTTTGCATTGATTCAGTTAATTATTATTACACAGTTGGAAAAAAGAGAAGCTTTATTGGTTTTATTAATTGCCTGCCTCACTGAGTGCTCCACTTCTACCTTTCTTTCTTTTAATTAGCATTTGGGTGACCTAATTTTTAATGACGACGACAGTCGACTTGGGCTTTGGTCGGTGTGGTTTTTTTAATAAACTGTCGGCAGGAGCAGCATTGGAGATGAGACTTGTGTTGAATAATAATAGATATTCCATCGGATTAACATAATTAAAACAATATGTCAGGGCTTTAGATTAGTAACTTTATAACTATTCCCATTTCAGTTTCAAAATGTATTTCATCCACCATCAAACAACTAGTAATGATAGAAGATTGAAGGGCCCTTCCTAAACCGAAACAGAAACCTCAAGGCCACCACACTATGCTATCACAAAAAAGAGAATATTATCATACATGTAGACCATTCCAATCATGGCTATCAAAATCAAATTGGACCGCCGGACCTGACAGGAAAAAACACTTATATTTCGATTTTTAAGTTCTGGTCTTGTTATAGAATGGGATCAGATCTATCCCGCCCAGAATACTTATTTTTTAAGTTCAAATGGACTaattagattttataattttttgatgTATAATCATGATTTTCATGTCTACTATCTGTGATCGTTGTAATAGTTATACAATTAGACAGGTTAATTCGCATGTACCATTAACCTTTGGAGTCCTTGAGGCCAAGCAACTCTGTTACCGGGGCCATGGCCATGTGCGAATGGATGCACGAGAGGGAAGGAGGTTGTCACTGCCCCACATCACTCAGCCACCGACGGTTTCATTGAAGCATAATGAGTTGGAATGATTGGATTCCATGGAcatgaaatagaaaaaaaatcaaacaggTCTCTACTGAATAATTATAATTCAACTAAGATTTTGTTTGTCCGAATCATAATCGGACTACCGACATTAACTTGAATTGAAGACCCTGTGAAATCGGGTGCAAATAATTATAACACAAAATGTAGCTTTGATTCCTCTGCACGCGAAGGAAGATTTAAGTCAATTATTGAATCTCATGTAATTTACAATGAGGTGAGGATTTCTACAATTTTCAATTTGAAAATTGAGGTTTTGATCCAAAATTCTCAGTGGAGCATGAGCCCATTGGGGTGTCCCTGCCGACTTGAATCGTGCGTGTTCTATCGAACCTACAACACCTTCAACTCTCCTTCAGTCTTCCAGCTATAGGTGACGAAGCAATCGACATACTTGAAAGCAGCGGCTGGCAAAACAGCGATAAAACTGCTCTCTCCAAAAAAGTGGTGAACAAACAAAGAGCGATACATCACATCGTAATTAAATGATATGAGTAGCCTCACATTGAATTGTGTTTTGTGGCAGCCTCGTGTACGTCGAATGCCATTTACGCACGTACATGGGATTGAAGGGAAGCATCAAGGTCACAGTGTCATATCTTATAATCCAAGTAGCAGCTTTAAACACCCAAGCTCAACCTTTTTTTTTAGCTCTCTACTTGATTTGAGTTGACCATCAACTGCCTTTGCTAGCTCCAAACTTCCTTAGCTCCCTAATTCAACAGATTTGGACAGCAACTGTCATTGTTTATCGCCCTCAGATAGATGGCTACTGTTTGAGTTGCCTTTGAGGAACAAAAACAAGAGGCGCGTTACTTATTACCGTGCTAGTCACATGCAAATGGTTTATTTAAGTTGCGGCAAGTGGTTAAAAGTTAGAATCTTTAAAAAGTGAAAACTTTGAAGCACTTTGAAAGAAACCAACTAATTGATCTATGCTATTTagaaaatcaaatatttaatattatccAATAAAAGAGAGGTCTAGGAAATCATTTGTAATGTCCTTTAGTGAAAATAACTGTCGTAACACTTATAATGAATAAGAAacatttgatataatttttcaTCAACAATCAATTGAGAACgataataaaataagtataatGAATAATGAATACgtgataaaataattttaaaacttactttAAAACTCATTTGGATATTCTAAAACTTAATATGTTTAGTAAATTGTCGCATTTTCTTAAAACTTGGATTTGGTATTTgctcttcatttttttatttactaaaacgattttatgtttctttgttatttgatttttaaCAGAAATGCCTAGACATTTTTCATTCATCACTGTATCATTCATTTAAAATTTCCCTACGACTATTTAAAGCACTAATTCCAATATCAACTAAGCACTTAATTCTCAAACCAAATTGCTTAAGCAAAAATGAATTGATTAGTTAAATTTTCTGGTGTCAAAATCAAATTGTCAGCTATGGAGAACGTATCCATCTCTAAAACCAACTTGCTTGAGCTGACATGAACTATTTAAAACCGTACGCAGTATTAAGATACACGTATAAACACCGCAGGTATGTACCCTATCAAGAAGAGCACAATCAGAGATACAGTACCCACGCTTTAATGAGTTGCCAGAAAATCGAATTAGAGATCtcagatatttaaattttaatgtacaaataaaaacaaaactaATCCAATAGAAAAAGGAAAATCAGTGATAAGCAGCAACAAAACAAAGATTAAACTTTTATAACAAACGGAGAGTGATGGCCTAACAATGAAGCAGCAAACAAGATTGTCAGCAGCCTAGATATGACTTGCAATTCCATTTCATGTCTGTTTTATCTCAAAGGCTAGGTAAATCATGGGGACCTGAAACAAGGAAGATGTGAAGATCAGCTTTGTTTTGTGATTTTCTTGGGGAAGACAGCTTGACATCCGTAACTAACACATGGAAATCTGAATTAAATAGTAGTTTTAACAAAAAAGTTGATAAGCAAAACCAATACCAACTATTTCTATGTAAATTGTTAATTCAATTGACTCTTTAATTACTATAAGTTTACATTTGAAGCCAACCAGCTAATTAAAAGATTTAAAGTTAAAGCCAGGGCAATTCCATTAACTCACTATTTGACAAACCATGTGTCCATATGTAGACAAAGCAGAAGAAAGCAAAAATAACTGGAAGAGAAGGTTAACATTCACTAATGCAAGTGCAGTAAGTAAGAGAAGCAAGCTTAGATATGATACATATATCACTAAAGAAGGGAGAAAGTCTATCCTTTATTGAAAAATCTCATTATTAGCTTTCTAGTTAAGGAACCATGTGATGAAAGCAAAAAACAAATGGAACAGAAGGTTTACAGTCACTAATGCAAATGTAGTAAAGTAAGAGAAGCAAGCTTATATATGCTATATATCAACAAAAAAGGGAAACAGGAAAAAGGATGAGATCAGATCAAAACAGACAACTCCATCAGGGAGAATTGCAAGATGTAAAGTCAACTTATATGAATAAAGATAAACTACCAATGGAGAATAGGGAAAGAAAATAACCAAAATTCTCTAAAACTTTTCAATGCATGCAAGAATGTATATGGATCGAACCAATGTGGACTTATCTTTCATAAAGGCTTCACAAACAGAGTTGTATACTTAATGCACAAGTGGCTTCAATTGCTTCATGTATGGGCTGTTCGGGTGAACACATATCACCAAGCTCTCTACTTGAGGTGTGGTTCTAAGTTGAGTCTCATAATTCACCAGCTGGATCTAAGTAACAGGAATTGGAGGTCGTTTGACTCAGATATAATGTTTACTGGAACATTCTACTGGGATTGATAGGGTTTACATTCCTTAGTGATTAGATTGGATGGCTTATTTTATTATGCTGCTAGTCGTGGTTAGCTTTCCAAGTAGGAGAAACCTTCTCAGATGTCTACCTGAAGAAGGTGAAAGTGGTGGTATCATTGAATAGTTTGGTGTTTAATGAAGTTTGATTTCATGGCTAGTCGTGATTAGCTTTCCAAGTAGGAGAAGCCTTCTCAGATGTCTACCTGAAGAAGGTGAAAGTGGTGGTATCATTGAATAGTTTGGTGTTTAATGAAGTTTGGTTTCATGGCTATCTTGTCTATGCAAAGCTAAAGTTGGGGGCTGTGCAGAAATCTTCAAACCAGTCTTTTGAAGACTGGGTATTCTTTGGTGCCTAAAgtcttttttttaatgtttttacttGTGCAATTTAGCTTCAGTTTATATGCTTGTCAGTTTCAAAACTGTATCAGTAGTAGTACCAGTTTATGTTTTCTCTTGTTCTTGTTATGTATCATCTCATATGTTAATACAATTCTTAAATGAACACAATTTCACTCATAAAAACTTTAAATTCTAACAACCAACCAGCTCAAACATTATTAATTTGTACTTCTTAAATGTATGGACTCATCCTGGTTACAAATATTGTCAAGGCAAAACTTCTTGCACAGTACCACAAATTACATTTCATGTCATCTTAGCATGAATTAAGGAAGTGTGTCATCCAAAGGATGTAGAAACTGACTGAGTGGTTCATAAATacatactcttttttttttttttgaaaggatGTGCCAATTTTGACTAAACAGATACTAAACATGCAAGCTTTGTTCGTAATCAAACATTTTAGTAAAAATAAATCCTTCTCGAGCATAATAGATAAGAGTTCACATAAAGCAAAAATCATGAACTATCTTCTAGTGTATTTAATGTATCAGCAAATTCTAAACACAATCATTCTCACAAATGCAATATGTATAGCAAGAAGCAGGTTCATAACACGTTCAAATTAGCAGCATAATTTACACATTACTAATCAGATTTTTTGATGTTTTCTAGCTAAATATATTGTGTCTGCAATCGTCAAGTGAAACAAGGAAACAAGTAGTccaacaacaataacaaaatAACAGCATACGTAAAGAAAACCGACGAGCTGCTAAGGAGAAAAAAACTTTCTAGTTCAAACTACAAACCTACAAAATCGTGCATTCTGCATCAGAACAATCATTTCGAAAATCAAATGCATCAAAAGCACAACTTCCTCTGATCTATAGATTACCCAACTAAAACCAATATTGAAGTTGTTAATCGGGATATAATGGATCAATGCTAAAAAGATAATAGTACATAAACGCACGACGATCAGAGAAGATAACTTGGTGGGAAAATGAAACTTTCTGAGTTCAAAGcctacaaaatcaaaagaataagcATAAATTCCTTATCTGAGTAATTACCTAACCAGAACCGACGATGATGTTGTTGATCGGGATAAATATTAGCTTGACGAAGAACCCGACGAACCCCATTACCACGAAGCCAATCGCAGTGCGGACAGCAACCTTGGTGAACTCTGCGACAACGATCCGTGTAGATCAATAAGAATCCAAATAAAGCACATCAAAATTTCGACAACAACACACCGATCCGAGGAAGACACAGAATCAACCGAACCGAGCGAAAAATAGATAGGCGAACTGACCCTTGCGGTCGGGCTTGTGGCAGCGTTTGACAAGGCGTACGCTGTCCTTGGCGAACTCTCTCAGGGGATCGACCACGGAGTCCAAAGCGTCCATTCCGATCGCCGATGGCGAAACCCTAACCGATACGAAGATCGAGATGCGAAGGAGAGGAGTCCGAAAGCGAGACGACTAAAGGTCAAAGGGAAAAAAACACCCTCTCACGCCTTTTATAGAACAGGCTCCACGGCTCCCGATCGGATCCGTTCAAAGTGAGACCTGAGGATCAACGGTCAGATAAAATAACTCGTATAATAGCTACCAATAGAATTGAATGAAAATCAAGCCTAGCGCCTAGGAATGTAGGCCATCGTCAACCCGCTGCAGATGTTTATGCTCCCCTATATAATTGTCatgtcaaaaattaaaaaatttatcatCATAAACTTCTCCGATCACTGTTTTTTTTCCCTGATCCAcagttaatttatttatttttatttatatttttcacttatctttatttataattttatttactatatataatattaattaatattataatttattatttataattatattaatatttaaattttatacatttatttatgtaaaaaaataattcgataaaaataaaaaaaatatttaacaaaaatataaataaataaaaattaaaaaaatattaaatagggCAACAAACTCCTCTTGCTATCTGCTGGTGTGCGGAGAACAGATCtcctggtccgcaaattgcggactaggggatggtccactacatgtggacctttgatttgaatgaaCCCCACTTATTTAAAGGTGGGgtccattcaaatcaaaggtccagATCAATGGACCATCTCTTGGTCCGTAATTTGCGGACCAAGAGATCCCTGCTGCTGGTGTGCGTGTCAAAAGAGAAAGCATAAATTCAtttacagattttttttttcggAAAAGTAAAAATCCAATCTCAAACATTTTGGGATCAGTTTAtggaaaaaattataaatctcaATTTCTCACGCATATAATAGGGGTGAGGTttataatagaaattttatagaaTAAACGTAATGTTATAAATTCTCATTAGATGCCCTTATAAGAAATTTATGTGAGGACAATGATATAACGTTCGGATAccgataattaaaatattttttgatttgACTCTCAACTACAATTTATAGTAAGAAATTTTCCCTTCAATATCAACTGATTGAATGATTTTTATGATCATCTTATAGTCAATAAAAACTTTGATAGGATCgattatttttagaattagtcaatttaaataatttaatacctAATATTAAAAGACTCTTCATATTAGAtcatgaggatgaggatgaggatgaggatgaggaatTCAAGGAAAATTTCCCTCCCCATTTTTCAAGTACCTTTTTTTTCATGGTGTCCGCTCCATCCTTTGTATTCATGTAGAAAAACGGTTACACTCGTTGATGGTTGGCAGATAATTAAGAAGATTTTTAACTCAACAGGCTACATGTCCCTTGATAGATAAAGTAAGGCATGACAATTACATCAAAGTCATGGGGAGGGAATTAATAAAATCACTCCGCTTAGGAAGAGCGTTTGATCATCCTGATTTATTTTCTTCACCTTAGTGTGGAATTGACGGTGAAAGAAATTTGGGAAGAACGAGTCACCTCAAATAAAACTTAATTGCATCCTCTTCACAatgacaatattttttttttatctcaagGGATATTACAATGCAGTAGGTGGAGTGGGGTAGAATTTTAAAGTGGTGCAGAccgtatataaaaaaatattgatgaaTAAGATAATATGAGATGATTGATttgattttgtaaaaaaatttcatcaattgttaagataaatcaagaaaaattcaTAGTATATAATTCAGAAGTCTAACAtcttataattataaaaaatttctataaatatattgtaattgaaaattaaattgtgAATATAAAAATCACAATTTTATATTTTTCCACTATATCAATTTAGAAGTTCAGTATCTCATGATTACGAGTCTTATTTAaagtaaaaattattataaatatattataataaaaaattatatcatgaatatttagataataatttaacacTCTTCTATTGGACCATAGCTCGGGACGGTGCAGACACCAGATCAAGAAAGGAGGGATGGAGAGGATCGTGCAAACTCTTTTGTTCCACTTCTCATATAATGCAAATTGAAGGCGAGAAAATCAAATATAAAAATACACTACATATTCAAAGCAGAATAGTAGGGTAAGCAAAGTGAGACAAAAGAAATGCTAATCAATACACACTGGGCGCGTAATCAACCCTATAAGCAAATAAATGAATTATTTGTACTCGAATTATTTGTTTTAACAGTGATAATCCTGACATTAGCGGCTCCCCATATACTTTGAAAAAGAGTAATACGCATGTACGGGAGAGATCAGCCAGCAAGATATTTTCGTATGAAATGGACCACAAAATCTATTATATATAGTAAATATCGACGCATATACTGTCAATTGGTGGGGATGAATTATTTGTTTTAGCCTCCGTAAATTGTTTGAACGAGGGAGATTAAATTATCATCTCTAAACAAATGCAACAAATACTTGCCACAAAAAATGTTAACCATGCTCCCGTAGCACATGAAACGTTATCATCATGAGATTTAGGGTTCGAATTTCGATAAAGTCGaagtaaatatctcccttatgtgttagtaattgttccaaaggctagtagccgcccgtgatttacctcctctatgTTGACCTTGGGACGAATTGACAGAGGTACTGAGGACGAACGTAATCATCTTTTTTTACTATCATGTTAACCATGCTCCCGGACTCAACAAACAAATACTTGGTACGTGTTAACCaaatgcaacaaaaaaaaaattaacctagATGGACCATATAAGTCAAATTAGTCtacaaaataaaca from Zingiber officinale cultivar Zhangliang chromosome 6B, Zo_v1.1, whole genome shotgun sequence carries:
- the LOC121989256 gene encoding protein transport protein Sec61 subunit gamma, coding for MDALDSVVDPLREFAKDSVRLVKRCHKPDRKEFTKVAVRTAIGFVVMGFVGFFVKLIFIPINNIIVGSG